The Methanobacterium lacus genome includes a region encoding these proteins:
- a CDS encoding DNA polymerase domain-containing protein, with amino-acid sequence MVCLLNEQILNKVEEFLGDVNKNLPEGMELEYEGFYERGFFVTKKRYALIENKNIVVKGLELVRRDWAPVAKKTQEQVLRAILEEANPKKAAKIIKSVVEEIKEGKIPLEDLVIHTQITKNPEDYVQMAPHVLAAKRAIANGRKISRGSIIRYVIVRGKDPISKRAIPLEDVDVSDYDPTYYIENQVLPAVSRIVEALGYSKEDILHKEKQVSLDSYFS; translated from the coding sequence ATGGTGTGCTTGTTGAATGAACAAATTTTAAACAAAGTCGAAGAGTTCCTTGGGGATGTGAATAAAAACCTCCCCGAAGGAATGGAACTCGAGTACGAAGGTTTCTATGAGAGAGGATTCTTTGTTACCAAGAAGAGGTACGCACTCATAGAAAACAAAAATATTGTTGTGAAAGGCTTGGAACTGGTCAGACGTGACTGGGCTCCTGTTGCCAAAAAAACTCAGGAACAGGTTTTAAGAGCTATTCTCGAGGAAGCTAATCCTAAGAAAGCTGCTAAAATCATTAAATCTGTGGTGGAAGAGATCAAAGAGGGAAAGATACCCTTGGAAGATCTGGTGATCCATACACAGATAACTAAAAATCCTGAAGATTATGTTCAGATGGCACCCCATGTACTTGCTGCAAAGAGGGCCATTGCGAATGGAAGAAAAATTTCGAGGGGATCCATAATCCGCTACGTTATTGTGAGGGGTAAAGATCCCATAAGCAAACGTGCAATTCCCCTGGAAGATGTTGATGTTTCAGATTACGACCCAACTTACTACATAGAAAATCAGGTTCTTCCAGCTGTTTCAAGAATTGTTGAAGCCCTTGGTTACTCAAAGGAAGATATACTTCACAAAGAAAAACAGGTGAGTCTTGATTCATATTTCTCCTAG
- a CDS encoding RDD family protein, producing the protein MGNFWGRRLIALIVDIIILTLFMWILSGIVFLITAGIGVFSTLTYWIFIGAIIILVYFTYFEGKTGKTFGKRLFNLKVVAEDGNLTYKKSLIRSLSKILYLPLILDLILGFIFVKSNDRFLDRVSGTQVVPADQESQQRNDLSRAD; encoded by the coding sequence ATGGGAAACTTTTGGGGTCGGCGACTTATAGCGTTGATAGTTGACATAATTATTTTAACACTTTTCATGTGGATTTTAAGTGGAATAGTTTTCTTGATAACAGCAGGTATTGGAGTATTTTCCACCCTCACATATTGGATATTCATAGGCGCAATCATAATACTGGTCTACTTCACCTACTTCGAAGGTAAAACAGGTAAGACATTTGGAAAAAGGTTGTTCAACCTGAAGGTTGTGGCTGAAGATGGAAATCTCACCTACAAAAAATCTTTAATCAGAAGTCTCTCGAAGATACTGTACTTACCATTAATACTGGATTTGATACTGGGATTCATATTTGTCAAATCAAACGACAGGTTCCTTGACAGGGTTTCAGGCACACAAGTAGTACCAGCTGACCAGGAATCCCAACAAAGAAATGATCTCTCACGAGCAGACTAA
- a CDS encoding ABC transporter ATP-binding protein: MNNDNSSIRLVDVWKIYKNGDEVTHSLADLNHTFQRGSMSIIYGPSGSGKSTFVRIVGLLENITMGQIFVNGTDTSQMSQQDKNSIIQREIGFVFRNENLIPTLSAFENVNLPMNNSDSTPTQELLKTVGFNDFKKYPNDLSKEEEIRVSIARAMVNNHSVLITDEPTGDLHRSEAAEIMNLLQDLNKSLNLTIILTTNNKKLGAYGDFLELEDGKFI; encoded by the coding sequence ATGAACAACGACAACTCCAGCATCAGACTCGTTGATGTCTGGAAGATCTACAAGAATGGTGATGAAGTGACACACTCCCTTGCTGATTTGAACCACACATTCCAACGTGGATCAATGAGCATAATCTACGGACCCTCAGGTTCTGGTAAATCAACATTCGTAAGAATTGTTGGGCTGCTAGAGAATATAACCATGGGACAAATCTTTGTAAATGGAACTGACACTAGCCAAATGTCACAACAGGACAAAAACTCCATTATCCAGCGGGAGATAGGGTTCGTGTTCAGAAACGAAAATCTAATCCCAACACTCAGTGCTTTTGAGAATGTTAACCTTCCAATGAACAATTCTGACAGCACCCCGACCCAAGAACTGTTGAAAACAGTTGGTTTTAATGATTTTAAAAAATATCCAAATGACCTGTCAAAGGAAGAAGAGATAAGGGTCAGTATAGCCAGGGCCATGGTTAACAATCACTCAGTACTCATCACAGACGAACCAACGGGAGATCTCCACAGATCAGAAGCAGCTGAAATTATGAATCTTCTCCAGGACCTGAATAAATCCTTGAATTTGACCATTATCTTGACCACCAACAACAAAAAACTTGGGGCTTACGGTGACTTCTTGGAACTTGAAGATGGAAAATTTATTTGA
- a CDS encoding tyrosine-type recombinase/integrase: MNSELIEKWFIKKDLSESTQSLYRLGLKKYCELIGKSPDELLEEAEREEDEGLRLRKRKIDYYLPKYKKHLEEAGNSPQTIKVYLSAVKSFYKTNQIEIPEVSNKVTDICLEKNEGRLLTRDDIQKMIETSPIREKTIIYLMALTGMSQAEVRNLTIQKFLNTVNESVDKKIETIDDLFENEKLLNDVVLIIEITRQKVHYRYQTFIPPEVTRNIVLYLKDRVYGRNDNVRIIDCNKTLFVSNKGEKLTKQGIASNFNRIGKKAGFTANEKGAYGFWRSHGLRKYFISTIINNTGDHILADYLVGHKISPIKRAYWKADPEKLKEKYLEVLPYLSIDEIKVKDFKTKEYKELKEKNKALQAQVDKINKNMEENMKTINLWKEVLPKKFQNLNKDDGKNGNDTVLAKYKIDYQDKKE; the protein is encoded by the coding sequence ATGAATTCCGAACTCATTGAAAAATGGTTTATAAAAAAAGATCTGAGTGAATCTACCCAATCATTATATCGTTTAGGGCTAAAAAAATACTGTGAATTAATAGGAAAATCTCCTGATGAACTTTTAGAAGAAGCTGAAAGAGAAGAAGATGAAGGGCTTCGTTTAAGGAAACGAAAAATAGATTATTATTTACCTAAGTATAAAAAGCACTTAGAAGAAGCAGGGAACTCTCCACAAACAATTAAAGTCTATTTAAGTGCTGTAAAATCTTTTTATAAAACCAATCAAATTGAGATTCCGGAAGTGAGTAACAAAGTCACAGATATTTGTCTCGAAAAAAATGAGGGGAGACTGTTAACTAGGGATGACATACAAAAAATGATAGAAACATCACCTATAAGGGAAAAGACTATTATTTATTTGATGGCTCTCACAGGAATGTCACAAGCAGAAGTGAGAAACCTCACAATCCAAAAGTTTTTGAATACTGTAAATGAGTCCGTAGATAAGAAAATTGAAACAATAGATGATTTGTTTGAAAATGAAAAACTCTTAAATGATGTTGTTTTGATAATTGAAATTACAAGGCAGAAAGTCCATTATCGTTATCAAACGTTCATTCCTCCTGAAGTGACACGTAACATAGTTTTATATTTAAAAGACAGGGTTTATGGTAGAAATGATAATGTGAGGATAATAGACTGCAATAAAACATTGTTTGTGAGTAACAAAGGGGAAAAGTTAACAAAACAGGGTATTGCAAGTAATTTTAACAGAATAGGTAAGAAAGCGGGGTTTACTGCAAATGAAAAAGGAGCATATGGTTTTTGGCGCAGTCATGGTTTGAGAAAATATTTCATTTCCACTATCATCAACAATACTGGAGATCATATATTAGCTGACTATTTAGTAGGACACAAAATTAGCCCTATTAAAAGAGCTTATTGGAAAGCTGACCCAGAAAAGTTAAAAGAAAAGTACTTAGAAGTTCTGCCTTACTTGTCTATAGATGAAATAAAAGTTAAAGACTTTAAAACAAAGGAATATAAAGAACTGAAAGAAAAGAATAAGGCTCTTCAAGCCCAAGTAGATAAGATCAATAAAAACATGGAAGAAAACATGAAAACAATTAATCTGTGGAAAGAAGTTCTACCCAAAAAATTTCAAAATTTAAACAAAGATGATGGTAAAAATGGAAATGATACAGTTTTAGCAAAATACAAGATTGATTATCAAGATAAGAAGGAGTGA
- the hypE gene encoding hydrogenase expression/formation protein HypE, whose product MKIGMSHGAGGGIMQGLISEIILENLKNKSVNGGVGLDDLDDGASIPMDDYEIVVSTDSHTVDPIFFPGGDIGTISIAGTVNDVSVMGAKPLAITNAMVISEGFSGEDFEKIIKSMDAVCREAGVSIITGDTKVMEHDKLDKIIIATTGIGIVKKGEIKRDSGLEIGNKIILTGSVGDHGISLMSYREGFGFETDLQSDVAPVWGMVEAALKVGGVTAMKDPTRGGIANALNELASKSGVGMLIDEEKIPLKAEVVAASEMLGLDPYEVANEGKVVMGVEADKADETLEAIRKTKYGKDAQIIGEVTDNVHVVIETLLGGKRILEAPIADPVPRVC is encoded by the coding sequence ATGAAAATAGGTATGTCGCACGGAGCCGGCGGTGGGATCATGCAGGGTCTCATTTCAGAAATCATACTTGAAAATTTAAAGAATAAAAGTGTCAATGGCGGAGTAGGACTGGATGATCTCGATGATGGGGCCTCAATTCCAATGGATGACTATGAAATTGTTGTAAGCACAGACAGCCACACCGTAGATCCAATATTCTTCCCTGGAGGAGACATAGGGACCATATCTATCGCAGGAACAGTTAACGATGTTTCTGTTATGGGTGCCAAACCCCTTGCAATAACCAATGCAATGGTCATAAGTGAAGGCTTTTCAGGGGAGGACTTTGAAAAAATAATCAAATCAATGGATGCAGTCTGCAGAGAGGCTGGTGTTTCGATAATTACCGGGGATACTAAGGTAATGGAACATGATAAACTTGATAAAATAATCATAGCCACCACAGGAATAGGCATAGTTAAAAAGGGTGAAATTAAACGGGACTCTGGCCTTGAAATTGGTAACAAGATCATCTTAACAGGCAGTGTTGGTGACCATGGAATATCGTTGATGTCCTACAGGGAAGGGTTTGGATTTGAAACAGACCTGCAATCGGATGTTGCACCAGTGTGGGGTATGGTTGAAGCAGCACTCAAGGTTGGGGGAGTTACAGCAATGAAGGATCCAACCAGAGGCGGAATTGCCAACGCATTAAATGAACTGGCTTCAAAGTCGGGTGTTGGAATGCTCATCGACGAAGAAAAAATCCCGCTCAAAGCTGAAGTGGTTGCTGCATCTGAAATGCTGGGTCTAGATCCCTACGAAGTTGCCAACGAGGGTAAGGTCGTAATGGGAGTGGAAGCAGACAAGGCCGATGAAACATTAGAAGCCATAAGAAAGACTAAATATGGAAAAGACGCTCAAATTATAGGAGAAGTAACAGACAATGTTCATGTGGTTATTGAAACTCTTTTAGGCGGTAAAAGAATTTTAGAAGCCCCAATAGCAGATCCTGTACCAAGGGTTTGCTAA
- a CDS encoding chitobiase/beta-hexosaminidase C-terminal domain-containing protein produces the protein MGNDAAASSDMIYVSGSSGNDTWDGQNAIWNGTSGPKSTITNAIGTVTSGGTVSIDKGIYNETNININSNVNIVGKNENTIINGNDNKENIFIISWGTNVNIYNLTVTHGHIYTEGNLNITHSIITNSTGGISNSGRLNIVNSCFINNTSDYYGGAIYNQGILNIINSTFTNNSIIGDDSTAGGAIYSVGKLNVTGSIFTNNSVSYSNGYNNGGAIYAISNTLIKDCTFINNSAINGGAIYVSNTFTGNGYAYGILNLTNSSFISNSANNGAAIYNSGISNVKCCNFISNKAIFGSCLYNQKGETIYESYAYYTANGITANINFNRIMGNAPGNIIYNNGSTIDASLNWWGSNDYPSENIYGNVDIAPWLVMTVTVTANNKNSDNSTIKADLLYDSSNKYHNPSIDHLPDGIQVNSSTTLGNINQIPYTVNGSSISNLNTGLEAGLAYITTIIDNQTLQTLYHPTGGLYNSTKTIILNMGTTGIIYYTKDGTIPTFNSNRYVNPLIISTNTTLKYFIIDPTGNNSPIYTDIYKFDFISPTASANSTGGLYNSSKTVNLKMNEPGKIYYTLDGTTPTTLSMIYSFPINILTKTTVKFFAVDLADNKSPIYVENYVIIPTCINNLKSGEYNTTKSVTLLMSEPGIIYYTTNGTTPSSSSLEYISPIIITSKTTLKYIAIDLAGNQSPIYAENYNIIPACFSNPTGGQYNTTKLVSLIISEPGIIYYTTNGTTPTTFSSQYDSPIIISNNTILKFFARDLAGNLSPIYTKIYTIDTIPPTAKININGGLYNTTKVINLSMSENGTIYYTINGTTPTTKSTKYTGPITISSTKTLKFFAVDLAGNKFPVYTQTYTIDKIAPKVVSTTPTNLKTGVSRTSTITIKFNENIKNSTYYNNIKVKNLTTGKYVTITESISGNTLTIKTTTSKSKNTMYQVIIPKAAIKDNARNNLAANYTFKFKTGA, from the coding sequence ATGGGTAATGATGCAGCTGCTTCAAGCGATATGATATATGTTAGTGGATCTTCAGGAAATGATACTTGGGATGGTCAAAATGCAATATGGAATGGAACAAGTGGACCTAAATCAACAATAACCAATGCAATAGGCACTGTTACATCTGGGGGAACAGTATCCATTGATAAAGGAATTTACAATGAAACAAACATCAACATCAACTCAAATGTAAATATCGTAGGTAAAAATGAGAACACTATAATAAATGGTAATGATAATAAAGAAAACATTTTTATAATTTCATGGGGAACCAACGTAAATATTTACAATTTAACCGTAACACATGGACATATCTATACTGAAGGTAATTTAAATATTACTCATAGTATTATTACAAATAGTACGGGTGGTATTAGTAATTCCGGTAGATTGAATATAGTAAATAGCTGTTTCATTAATAATACGTCCGATTATTATGGTGGTGCAATTTATAATCAGGGAATATTGAATATTATTAATAGTACTTTTACAAATAATAGTATTATTGGTGATGATAGTACTGCTGGTGGAGCAATTTATAGCGTAGGTAAACTGAATGTTACTGGAAGTATTTTCACCAACAACTCTGTAAGTTACTCTAATGGTTATAATAATGGCGGAGCAATTTATGCAATTTCCAATACTTTAATCAAAGATTGCACATTCATAAATAACTCTGCAATAAATGGCGGTGCAATATATGTTTCTAATACCTTCACAGGTAATGGTTACGCATATGGAATTTTGAATCTGACTAATAGCTCTTTCATAAGTAATAGTGCCAATAATGGTGCTGCTATATACAATTCAGGTATTTCAAATGTAAAATGTTGCAATTTCATAAGTAACAAGGCAATTTTTGGGAGCTGTTTATATAATCAAAAAGGAGAAACAATCTATGAATCATATGCTTATTATACAGCAAATGGTATCACTGCTAACATAAATTTCAATAGAATCATGGGCAACGCTCCAGGAAACATAATTTATAATAATGGGAGTACAATAGATGCTTCACTTAATTGGTGGGGGTCCAATGATTATCCATCAGAAAATATTTATGGTAATGTAGATATAGCTCCATGGCTGGTTATGACAGTCACTGTAACTGCAAATAACAAAAATAGTGATAATTCAACAATTAAGGCTGACTTATTATATGATTCAAGCAATAAATATCACAATCCATCAATAGATCATTTACCGGATGGAATACAAGTTAACTCCTCGACAACTTTAGGAAATATAAATCAAATACCATATACAGTTAATGGAAGTTCAATATCTAATTTAAATACAGGTTTAGAAGCAGGTTTAGCATACATTACAACAATAATTGATAATCAAACTTTACAAACGTTATATCATCCTACGGGAGGATTATATAATTCTACCAAAACAATTATTTTGAACATGGGTACTACTGGAATTATTTATTATACAAAGGATGGAACTATACCAACATTTAACAGTAACAGATATGTCAATCCATTAATAATATCCACCAATACAACTTTAAAATATTTCATAATCGATCCAACCGGTAATAATTCACCCATCTATACTGATATATATAAATTTGATTTTATATCACCAACAGCTAGTGCAAATTCAACAGGAGGATTATACAACTCTTCAAAAACTGTTAATTTAAAAATGAACGAACCCGGAAAAATTTATTATACTCTAGATGGAACAACACCAACAACTTTAAGCATGATATACAGTTTCCCGATAAATATACTAACTAAAACCACGGTAAAATTCTTTGCAGTAGATTTAGCAGACAATAAGTCACCAATTTATGTTGAAAATTATGTAATTATTCCAACATGCATAAATAATCTAAAATCAGGAGAATATAACACCACTAAATCCGTCACATTATTGATGAGCGAACCTGGAATAATTTATTATACTACAAATGGAACTACACCAAGCAGTTCCAGCTTAGAATATATTTCTCCCATAATAATAACAAGTAAAACAACATTGAAATACATTGCAATTGATTTAGCAGGTAATCAATCGCCCATTTATGCCGAAAATTACAATATTATTCCCGCATGCTTTTCTAATCCTACTGGAGGACAATATAATACAACAAAATTAGTATCATTAATAATAAGTGAACCGGGAATAATTTATTATACAACAAATGGAACTACACCAACTACCTTCAGCTCACAGTACGATTCTCCAATAATCATAAGCAATAATACTATCTTAAAATTCTTTGCACGAGATTTAGCAGGAAATCTATCACCAATTTACACAAAAATCTACACAATAGACACTATTCCTCCAACAGCAAAAATCAACATCAATGGAGGTTTATACAACACAACAAAAGTTATAAACCTTTCAATGAGTGAAAATGGAACAATTTACTACACCATTAATGGAACAACACCCACCACTAAAAGTACAAAATACACAGGACCTATCACAATAAGTTCTACAAAGACATTAAAATTCTTTGCAGTGGATCTAGCTGGTAACAAATTTCCAGTATACACTCAGACTTATACGATAGACAAAATAGCACCTAAAGTCGTCTCAACAACACCAACAAACCTAAAAACAGGTGTTAGCAGAACTTCTACTATAACAATTAAATTCAACGAAAACATCAAAAACAGTACATATTACAACAACATCAAAGTCAAAAATCTAACAACAGGCAAATACGTAACTATAACCGAATCTATCAGTGGAAACACACTCACCATCAAAACAACAACATCTAAAAGCAAAAATACAATGTATCAAGTAATTATACCAAAAGCAGCAATTAAAGACAACGCAAGAAATAACTTAGCAGCAAACTATACATTTAAATTCAAAACAGGAGCATAA
- a CDS encoding ArdC-like ssDNA-binding domain-containing protein, producing the protein MVFKIPKELKGKELTAFLVEQRDLLADSMVQDPEQLEKFVQMWEGNLGLHEYSFNNIILAWLQHGQVSMLAGFRKWQSLGRTVIKGEKAIKILAPLTRKIKDKESEEDDYVITGWRYVNVFDVSQTEGEELEFGHSDKVVGNVCFDDLKKISPLPVIVEYAGTSNGNVTKDRVLVSPKENQAAMVATLIHEMGHYKLGHLESDFDKETKEVEAETVSFIVTSYLGLKNEKSKYYVGSWNGSGEKLRGRGKNIIAVAEAIIKDINSLSGDE; encoded by the coding sequence ATGGTTTTTAAGATACCCAAGGAGTTGAAAGGTAAGGAACTAACTGCATTTTTGGTTGAGCAGAGGGATTTGTTGGCTGATTCTATGGTTCAGGATCCGGAGCAGTTGGAGAAGTTTGTGCAGATGTGGGAAGGAAATTTAGGGCTGCATGAGTATAGCTTTAACAACATTATTCTTGCTTGGTTGCAGCATGGTCAGGTATCTATGCTTGCAGGGTTTCGTAAATGGCAGAGTTTAGGTCGAACTGTGATTAAAGGTGAGAAAGCTATCAAGATTCTTGCTCCTCTTACTCGGAAGATTAAGGATAAAGAGAGTGAGGAAGATGATTATGTTATCACAGGTTGGCGATATGTCAATGTTTTTGACGTGTCGCAGACTGAAGGTGAGGAGTTAGAATTTGGGCACTCTGATAAAGTAGTAGGAAACGTTTGTTTTGATGATTTGAAGAAGATTAGTCCATTACCTGTGATTGTTGAGTATGCAGGTACTTCGAATGGTAATGTTACAAAAGATAGGGTATTGGTTTCTCCTAAAGAGAATCAAGCTGCTATGGTTGCAACTTTAATTCACGAGATGGGACATTACAAACTTGGGCATCTTGAAAGTGATTTTGATAAAGAGACCAAAGAAGTAGAAGCAGAAACAGTTAGTTTCATTGTTACTTCTTATTTGGGCTTGAAAAATGAGAAATCGAAATATTATGTAGGCTCATGGAATGGATCCGGTGAAAAGCTGCGAGGTCGCGGTAAAAATATCATAGCAGTAGCAGAAGCTATTATCAAAGACATCAATTCTCTAAGCGGAGATGAATAA
- a CDS encoding ABC transporter permease, with the protein MNIYRLSMKNLRRNKMRNFFAVVRISFGVLILLVLLSSGIGLNTFLKQANSFHMNDNVNNSDLIISTVTNQLNAILGVNSTTSVIGSKIDTLINNAVYILDGLASIVFLVGILDIMNTMGFNLNERNREIGILKTMGFSEKELLISMSLEAGLIGFFGGIGGVILGSLGISIVAMFIGIPISILIPLWLIPSVIVLTTVLASILGLVPGWFASYRNIEEVIP; encoded by the coding sequence ATGAATATTTACAGATTATCCATGAAAAATCTTCGAAGGAACAAGATGAGGAATTTTTTTGCCGTGGTAAGAATAAGCTTTGGTGTTCTAATTCTCCTTGTTTTGCTGAGTTCTGGTATTGGTTTAAACACATTTTTAAAACAGGCCAACTCATTTCATATGAACGACAATGTTAACAATTCAGATTTAATTATTTCAACAGTCACTAATCAGCTCAACGCTATTTTAGGAGTAAACAGTACTACTTCTGTTATTGGAAGTAAAATTGATACTTTAATAAACAACGCAGTATATATACTGGACGGGTTGGCAAGTATCGTGTTTTTAGTGGGAATTTTAGATATAATGAATACCATGGGTTTCAATCTCAACGAAAGAAATCGGGAAATTGGGATATTAAAAACCATGGGTTTCTCTGAGAAAGAGTTGCTAATCAGCATGTCCCTTGAAGCTGGTTTAATAGGATTCTTCGGAGGCATAGGAGGAGTTATACTCGGATCTCTTGGAATATCAATAGTTGCAATGTTTATCGGAATTCCAATCTCAATTCTGATTCCTTTATGGTTAATTCCGAGTGTCATCGTGTTGACAACTGTCTTGGCCTCCATCCTTGGACTTGTTCCAGGATGGTTTGCATCTTACAGAAACATTGAAGAGGTGATCCCATGA
- a CDS encoding 30S ribosomal protein S8e — protein MAIWQGKSLRKPTGARSKSNRNKRNMEFGRDPAETKIGDRKVKKIRTKGGNTKTRLSNDTNINVVDPKTNKVQVAEISTVVENTANTHFVRRNIITKGAVVETNLGRVKVTSRPGQDGMINGVLVE, from the coding sequence ATGGCAATTTGGCAAGGAAAATCATTAAGAAAACCAACAGGGGCTAGATCAAAGTCCAACAGAAACAAAAGAAATATGGAATTCGGTAGGGACCCTGCAGAAACCAAAATTGGAGATCGTAAGGTTAAAAAGATAAGAACCAAAGGTGGTAACACCAAAACAAGATTATCCAACGACACCAACATCAACGTGGTCGACCCTAAAACCAACAAGGTACAGGTCGCAGAAATAAGCACAGTTGTTGAAAACACAGCAAACACTCACTTTGTAAGAAGGAACATCATAACCAAAGGTGCCGTAGTAGAAACCAATCTTGGAAGGGTTAAAGTAACCTCAAGACCTGGTCAAGACGGCATGATAAATGGTGTGCTTGTTGAATGA
- a CDS encoding TIGR02253 family HAD-type hydrolase has product MIKAVFLDIDDTIYNTSEFAKLARRAALNAMIDAGLPMSHEDAYKLLREIIKEKGSNYNKHLNVLTKRVFGEEKPLLIAIGMITYHNVKFALLRLFPNTMPTLIDLKSKGYKLGVISNGLTIKQYEKLVRLGLHHFFDFVITSEEAGVEKPDVKIYQLAMERMGCDPENSVMIGNNFRDDILGAIDAGMSAIYLTPGLTEQERKTIKEREIDLDIVSDIGEIRKIL; this is encoded by the coding sequence ATGATAAAAGCTGTTTTTTTAGATATTGATGATACAATTTACAACACCTCGGAATTTGCTAAACTCGCAAGAAGAGCGGCATTGAATGCCATGATAGATGCAGGTCTACCAATGTCGCATGAAGATGCCTACAAACTTTTAAGAGAAATAATAAAAGAAAAGGGTTCAAATTACAATAAACATTTGAATGTGCTGACAAAAAGAGTGTTTGGAGAAGAAAAACCATTGTTAATAGCTATTGGTATGATAACTTACCACAACGTTAAATTTGCTCTTTTAAGATTGTTCCCAAACACCATGCCAACACTGATAGACCTTAAATCAAAGGGTTACAAGTTGGGTGTAATATCCAACGGCCTGACAATTAAACAGTACGAAAAACTGGTTAGGCTGGGTCTGCATCATTTCTTTGATTTCGTGATCACGTCTGAAGAAGCTGGAGTTGAAAAACCAGACGTTAAAATTTACCAGCTTGCAATGGAAAGGATGGGTTGTGATCCTGAAAATTCTGTTATGATAGGCAACAACTTCCGAGACGATATCCTGGGAGCTATAGACGCTGGCATGTCTGCCATATATTTAACCCCCGGACTAACAGAACAAGAAAGAAAAACAATTAAAGAACGTGAAATCGATCTTGATATAGTATCTGACATTGGAGAGATTAGAAAAATACTCTGA